The following are encoded together in the Mycolicibacterium arabiense genome:
- a CDS encoding type III secretion system chaperone family protein — MSVTSDVRQTIENTLSEHDLEYTFHDSAGNGQPGVVVALPGERKLKTNTLLRIGEHSVRVEAFVCRRPDENNEGVYGFMLRRNRKLYGVAYTLDKVGDIYLVGHMALHAVTPDEVDRVLGQVLEAVDADFNTLLELGFRTSIQKEWEWRVARGESLKNLKAFEHLIEDHDED, encoded by the coding sequence GTGAGCGTCACCTCCGACGTCCGCCAGACCATCGAGAACACGCTCTCCGAGCACGATCTCGAGTACACGTTCCACGACAGCGCAGGCAACGGGCAGCCCGGCGTCGTGGTCGCGCTGCCCGGGGAGCGCAAGCTCAAGACCAACACCTTGCTGCGCATCGGCGAGCACTCCGTACGGGTCGAGGCGTTCGTCTGCCGCAGGCCCGACGAGAACAACGAGGGCGTCTACGGCTTCATGCTGCGCCGCAACCGCAAGCTGTACGGCGTGGCCTACACGCTCGACAAGGTCGGCGACATCTACCTGGTGGGGCACATGGCGCTGCACGCCGTGACGCCCGACGAGGTGGACCGCGTGCTCGGGCAGGTGCTCGAGGCCGTCGACGCGGACTTCAACACCCTGCTGGAACTGGGTTTTCGCACCTCGATCCAGAAGGAATGGGAGTGGCGTGTGGCCCGGGGTGAGTCGCTGAAGAACCTCAAGGCGTTCGAGCACCTCATCGAGGACCACGACGAGGACTGA
- the mshA gene encoding D-inositol-3-phosphate glycosyltransferase, with protein sequence MRVAVLSVHTSPLAQPGTGDAGGMNVYVLQSALELARRGVDVEIFTRATASTDPPIVRVAPGALVRNVVAGPFEGLDKNDLPTQLCAFTAGVLRAEATHEPGYYDVVHSHYWLSGQVGWLARDRWAVPLVHTAHTLAAVKNASLAEGDRPEPPLRSVGEQQVVDEADRLIVNTEYEARELVSLHRADPERIDVVHPGVDLAMFTPGDKRAARSVLGIPGDEPIVAFVGRIQPLKAPDVLLRAAAKLPGVRVVIAGGASGSGVVTRPDTGSAANPEGLVRLAEELGITDRVTFLPPQSRDRLVDVYRAADVVAIPSHAESFGLVAVEAQACGTPVVAAAVGGLPVAVRDGVTGTLVATHEADDWAAAIGGVLDGDRDAMSSAAQAHAATFSWGHTVDGLLASYGRAISDYRARHQRVEPPPRRDRRRLSIRRGVRA encoded by the coding sequence GTGCGCGTCGCCGTCCTGTCGGTCCATACCTCGCCCCTGGCGCAGCCGGGAACCGGTGATGCAGGCGGCATGAACGTCTACGTGCTGCAGAGCGCGCTGGAACTCGCCCGCCGCGGCGTCGACGTCGAGATCTTCACCAGGGCCACCGCCTCGACCGACCCGCCGATCGTGCGGGTCGCACCCGGGGCGCTGGTGCGCAACGTCGTCGCCGGACCGTTCGAGGGGCTCGACAAGAACGACCTGCCGACCCAGCTGTGCGCCTTCACCGCGGGCGTGCTGCGCGCCGAGGCCACCCACGAACCCGGGTACTACGACGTCGTCCACTCGCACTACTGGCTCTCCGGCCAGGTGGGTTGGCTGGCCCGCGACCGTTGGGCAGTGCCGCTCGTCCACACCGCGCACACCCTGGCCGCGGTGAAGAACGCGTCCCTGGCGGAGGGGGACAGGCCCGAGCCGCCGCTGCGGTCGGTCGGTGAGCAGCAGGTGGTCGACGAGGCCGACCGCCTGATCGTCAACACCGAATACGAAGCGCGAGAACTGGTTTCACTGCATCGTGCCGATCCCGAGCGCATCGACGTGGTGCACCCCGGCGTCGACCTCGCGATGTTCACCCCTGGCGACAAGCGCGCCGCGCGTAGCGTTCTGGGCATCCCCGGTGACGAGCCGATCGTCGCGTTCGTGGGCCGCATCCAGCCGCTCAAGGCGCCAGACGTCCTGTTGCGTGCCGCGGCAAAACTCCCGGGAGTGCGCGTCGTGATCGCAGGCGGGGCGTCCGGATCGGGCGTCGTCACGCGCCCCGACACCGGCAGCGCCGCCAATCCCGAGGGATTGGTTCGGCTTGCCGAAGAGCTGGGTATCACCGACCGGGTGACCTTCCTCCCCCCGCAGAGCCGTGACCGCCTGGTCGACGTCTATCGCGCCGCCGACGTGGTGGCCATCCCCAGCCATGCCGAATCCTTCGGGCTGGTGGCCGTCGAGGCGCAGGCGTGCGGCACCCCCGTGGTCGCCGCTGCCGTCGGCGGTCTGCCCGTCGCCGTGCGCGACGGCGTCACGGGAACCTTGGTCGCCACGCACGAGGCCGACGACTGGGCCGCCGCGATCGGCGGTGTCCTCGACGGCGACCGCGACGCGATGTCGTCGGCCGCCCAGGCGCACGCCGCGACGTTCTCCTGGGGCCACACCGTCGACGGGCTGCTGGCCAGTTACGGCCGCGCCATCAGCGACTACCGGGCGCGGCATCAGCGCGTCGAACCACCGCCGCGGCGAGACCGGCGCCGGCTCTCGATCCGACGCGGGGTGCGCGCGTGA
- a CDS encoding ROK family transcriptional regulator: MSTPTSLSTTALLTASAGSRQTAASHAKRALLARHHIVAPSLRVADAAAAAVFGAARVRGPIARDVIAKVTGLSIATVNRQVTALLDAGILRERADLAVSGAIGRPRVPVEVNHEPFLTLAVHIGAKTTSIAATDLLGRTLDVVETPTPVGNQSAALASLAGSASRYLSRWHRRRPLWVGVTAGGAVDSVTGLVDHPRLGWTGAPVGAVLAETLALPVSLASHVDAMAGAELLLGARRRDGRTTDASARDTGTSLYVYARETVGYALSIGGRVHSPASGPGTIAALPAQSELLGGSGQLESTVSDEAVLSAARRLRIVPAGGPSSTIAAVFRAARGGDERATGLLAERARVLGEAVALLRDMLNPDDLVVGGQAFTEYPEGFPLVESAFAQRSVLGARDIRVTSFGNRIQEAGAGVVSLGGLYADPIGAMRRAQSRRPESA; this comes from the coding sequence GTGTCTACTCCCACCTCCCTCTCCACCACCGCCCTCCTCACCGCGTCGGCCGGTAGCCGCCAGACTGCGGCATCGCACGCCAAGCGCGCACTGCTGGCCCGCCACCACATCGTGGCTCCCTCGCTCCGCGTCGCCGACGCCGCCGCGGCCGCCGTCTTCGGCGCCGCCCGGGTGCGCGGGCCGATCGCCCGCGACGTCATCGCCAAGGTCACCGGCCTGAGCATCGCGACCGTGAACCGCCAGGTCACGGCCCTGCTGGACGCGGGAATCCTGCGTGAGCGCGCCGACCTCGCAGTCTCCGGAGCGATCGGCAGGCCGCGCGTGCCCGTCGAGGTCAACCACGAGCCGTTCCTGACGCTCGCCGTCCACATCGGCGCCAAGACCACGAGCATCGCCGCCACCGACCTGCTCGGGCGGACGCTCGACGTCGTCGAGACGCCCACGCCGGTCGGCAACCAGAGCGCGGCGCTCGCATCGCTGGCAGGCAGTGCGAGTCGCTACCTGAGCCGTTGGCACCGGCGCAGGCCGCTCTGGGTCGGCGTCACCGCAGGCGGCGCGGTGGACAGCGTCACGGGACTGGTGGACCACCCGCGGCTCGGCTGGACGGGTGCACCCGTCGGCGCCGTGCTCGCCGAGACACTCGCGCTGCCGGTCTCCCTCGCCTCGCACGTGGATGCCATGGCCGGTGCGGAACTGCTGCTCGGCGCCCGCAGGCGCGACGGCCGCACCACGGACGCCTCGGCGCGCGACACGGGCACCAGCCTCTACGTCTACGCCCGTGAGACGGTCGGTTACGCGCTGTCGATCGGTGGCCGCGTGCACTCGCCCGCCAGCGGGCCAGGCACGATCGCCGCGCTGCCCGCGCAGTCCGAATTGCTGGGCGGCAGCGGACAATTGGAGTCCACGGTCAGCGACGAGGCAGTGCTCTCGGCAGCGCGACGGCTCCGCATCGTGCCCGCCGGCGGGCCGTCGTCGACCATCGCCGCCGTCTTCCGCGCCGCCCGCGGAGGCGACGAACGGGCGACCGGTCTGCTCGCCGAACGCGCCCGCGTACTGGGTGAGGCCGTGGCGCTGCTGCGCGACATGCTCAACCCCGACGACCTCGTGGTCGGCGGTCAGGCGTTCACCGAGTACCCCGAGGGCTTCCCGCTCGTCGAGTCCGCGTTCGCGCAGCGGTCGGTGCTCGGCGCCCGCGACATCCGCGTGACGTCGTTCGGCAACCGCATCCAGGAGGCCGGGGCCGGGGTCGTCTCGCTCGGCGGGCTGTACGCCGACCCGATTGGCGCCATGCGGCGCGCGCAGAGCCGCCGGCCCGAGTCGGCCTGA
- a CDS encoding SDR family NAD(P)-dependent oxidoreductase, with product MTASETRQRVAVVTGASSGIGAATAKTLAALGFHVVCVGRRKDRIQAVADEVGGTAIVADVTDQAAIDALAAGLDRVDVLVNNAGGAKGLEPVLDADEENWRWMWETNVLGTLRVTRALLPMLIDSGDGLVVTITSIAAFETYDGGSGYTAAKHAQGALHRTLRGELLGRPVRLTELAPGAVETEFSLVRFDGDQDRADNVYRGITPLVAEDVAEVIGFVASQPSHVNLDQIVIRPRDQAPNGRFNRTT from the coding sequence ATGACGGCTTCTGAAACTCGACAGCGTGTCGCAGTGGTCACCGGCGCCAGCTCCGGCATCGGTGCTGCCACTGCCAAAACCCTTGCCGCGCTTGGCTTCCACGTGGTCTGCGTGGGTAGGCGCAAGGACCGCATACAGGCGGTCGCCGACGAGGTGGGCGGCACCGCCATTGTGGCGGACGTCACTGACCAGGCTGCGATCGATGCGCTCGCGGCCGGCCTGGACCGCGTCGACGTGCTCGTCAACAACGCCGGCGGCGCCAAGGGTCTCGAGCCGGTGCTCGACGCCGACGAGGAGAACTGGCGCTGGATGTGGGAGACCAACGTGCTCGGCACGCTCCGCGTCACGCGGGCACTGCTGCCCATGTTGATCGACTCGGGTGACGGGTTGGTCGTCACGATCACCTCGATCGCCGCGTTCGAGACCTACGACGGCGGCTCGGGCTACACCGCGGCCAAGCACGCGCAGGGCGCGCTGCACCGCACGCTGCGGGGCGAGTTGCTCGGAAGGCCGGTGCGGCTCACCGAACTCGCGCCCGGCGCCGTCGAGACCGAGTTCTCGCTGGTGCGCTTCGACGGCGACCAGGACCGGGCCGACAACGTGTACCGCGGCATCACGCCGCTGGTGGCCGAGGACGTCGCCGAGGTCATCGGGTTCGTGGCGTCGCAGCCGTCGCACGTCAACCTCGACCAGATCGTCATCCGCCCGCGGGATCAGGCGCCCAACGGCAGGTTCAACCGGACGACCTGA
- a CDS encoding L,D-transpeptidase: MTINRRQALTALAVGTSGFLAACSGKSITGSGGTPESEAPAPAKVTFSPATASADVVPTTPVAAEVENGWFQRVTLTNPEGRVVAGVVNRDRTSFTVTEPLGYGVEYTWGGSAVGNDGKAIPVQGSFTTVNPQVQVSGQFQLADGQTVGVAAPIIIQFDADIADEDRATVEKALNVTTEPPVEGSWAWLPNEAGGSRAHWRTREYFPSGTQVHVKANLYGVPFGSGAYGAQDVTLDFGIGRRQVVRAEASSHRIQVLDEAGAVIMDFPCSYGEGDLDRNVTRSGVHVVTEKYEDFYMTNPAAGYANVRERFAVRISNNGEFIHANPASSGAQGNSNVTNGCINLSIGDAEQYFNTAIYGDPVEVTGTRIDLSYADGDIWDWAVPWEEWKSMSALSDQAPPSNIPVNAPITPSGAPTPSGTSTPVPAPGG; this comes from the coding sequence GTGACCATCAACCGCCGCCAGGCACTCACTGCGCTCGCGGTCGGTACGTCCGGATTCCTCGCCGCATGCTCGGGCAAATCGATCACCGGTTCCGGTGGAACGCCCGAATCCGAGGCGCCCGCACCCGCCAAGGTGACGTTCTCCCCGGCCACAGCCAGCGCCGACGTCGTCCCCACGACGCCGGTGGCCGCCGAGGTCGAGAACGGGTGGTTCCAGCGCGTCACGCTCACCAATCCCGAGGGCAGGGTCGTCGCGGGGGTCGTCAACCGCGACCGCACGTCGTTCACGGTCACCGAGCCGCTCGGCTACGGCGTCGAGTACACCTGGGGAGGCTCTGCGGTCGGCAACGACGGCAAGGCGATCCCGGTGCAGGGCAGCTTCACGACCGTCAACCCGCAAGTTCAGGTCAGCGGCCAGTTCCAGCTCGCCGACGGTCAGACGGTCGGCGTCGCTGCGCCGATCATCATCCAGTTCGACGCCGATATCGCCGACGAGGACAGGGCGACCGTCGAGAAGGCGCTGAACGTCACCACCGAACCCCCGGTCGAGGGCAGTTGGGCATGGCTGCCGAACGAGGCAGGCGGCTCCCGCGCGCACTGGCGCACCCGCGAGTACTTCCCGTCCGGCACGCAGGTGCACGTCAAGGCCAACCTGTACGGCGTGCCGTTCGGCAGCGGCGCGTACGGCGCTCAGGACGTCACGCTGGACTTCGGCATCGGCAGGCGCCAGGTGGTCAGGGCCGAGGCGTCGAGCCACCGCATCCAGGTGCTCGACGAGGCGGGCGCGGTGATCATGGACTTCCCGTGCAGCTACGGCGAGGGCGACCTCGATCGCAACGTCACGCGTAGCGGCGTCCACGTGGTCACCGAGAAGTACGAGGACTTCTACATGACCAACCCGGCCGCCGGCTACGCCAACGTGCGCGAGCGGTTCGCGGTGCGCATCTCCAACAACGGCGAGTTCATCCACGCCAACCCTGCCAGCTCGGGCGCCCAGGGCAACAGCAACGTCACCAACGGGTGCATCAACCTGTCGATCGGCGACGCAGAGCAGTACTTCAACACCGCCATCTACGGCGACCCGGTCGAGGTCACCGGCACCCGGATCGACCTGTCGTACGCCGACGGCGACATCTGGGACTGGGCCGTGCCGTGGGAGGAGTGGAAGTCGATGTCGGCGCTGTCCGATCAGGCGCCGCCGTCGAACATCCCGGTCAACGCCCCGATCACGCCGAGCGGTGCACCGACGCCGTCGGGCACCAGCACCCCGGTTCCCGCTCCCGGCGGCTAG
- a CDS encoding UDP-N-acetylmuramate dehydrogenase, whose translation MVTSHIGGVAVEEAVPLAPLTTLRIGPVARRLLTCTTTDQLIAVLRELADAERVLVLAGGSNVVLADDLDDLTVVRIANTAVTVEGNVLRAEAGAEWDDVVAASLRHGLGGLECLSGIPGSTGATPVQNVGAYGAEVADTISRVRLLDRRSGRDEWVTPDTLGFGYRHSVLKNSDHAVVLEVEFTLDVEGRSAPVRYGELARTLGVEPGTRTDPARVRAAVLELRAGKGMVLDDDDRDTWSVGSFFTNPVVGEADFERLRADGPLPNYPAPDGVKLAAGWLVEHAGFGKGFPGNGAAATLSTKHALALTNRGTATTADVLALARTVRDGVRDRFGIDLTPEPCLIGCSL comes from the coding sequence GTGGTCACTTCGCACATCGGAGGCGTGGCGGTCGAGGAGGCCGTTCCCCTCGCCCCGCTGACCACCCTGCGCATCGGTCCGGTCGCCCGGCGGTTGCTGACGTGCACGACGACCGATCAGCTGATCGCGGTGCTGCGTGAACTCGCCGATGCCGAACGGGTGCTGGTGCTCGCGGGCGGCTCCAACGTCGTGCTCGCCGACGACCTCGACGACCTCACCGTCGTGCGCATCGCCAACACCGCGGTGACTGTCGAGGGCAACGTGTTGCGCGCCGAGGCGGGCGCGGAGTGGGACGACGTCGTCGCGGCCTCGCTGCGACACGGGCTCGGCGGCCTGGAGTGCCTGTCCGGGATCCCCGGTTCGACGGGCGCCACGCCCGTGCAGAACGTCGGCGCGTACGGCGCCGAGGTGGCCGACACGATCAGCCGGGTGCGGTTGCTCGACCGACGCTCCGGCCGCGACGAGTGGGTGACACCGGACACGCTGGGGTTCGGGTACCGGCACAGCGTCTTGAAGAACTCCGACCACGCCGTGGTGCTCGAGGTGGAGTTCACCCTGGACGTCGAGGGGCGCAGCGCGCCGGTGCGCTACGGCGAACTGGCCAGGACGCTCGGCGTCGAGCCGGGCACCCGCACCGACCCCGCCCGCGTGCGCGCCGCGGTGCTCGAGCTGCGGGCCGGCAAGGGCATGGTGCTCGACGACGACGACCGCGACACCTGGAGCGTCGGCTCCTTCTTCACCAACCCGGTGGTCGGCGAGGCCGACTTCGAGCGGCTGCGCGCCGACGGTCCGCTGCCCAATTACCCGGCGCCCGACGGGGTGAAGCTCGCCGCCGGATGGCTCGTCGAACACGCGGGCTTCGGCAAGGGCTTCCCCGGCAACGGGGCCGCCGCGACGCTGTCGACCAAGCACGCGCTCGCGTTGACCAACCGCGGAACGGCCACCACGGCGGACGTCCTCGCACTGGCCAGAACCGTTCGCGACGGGGTCCGGGACCGGTTCGGGATCGATCTCACACCCGAGCCGTGCCTGATTGGCTGCTCCCTCTAG
- a CDS encoding DUF2505 domain-containing protein, whose product MSRSFDMSAEYGGTVTQVHGAFGDRQYWLDRLADSGADEATLDSMTVTDDGGIDVVTTQTLWASRLPGLVSQFHHGDLHFVREEIWSPVRDGQSTGTVKGTIPGAPASLTGTAVLTPAGSGSRLEFTATVEVRIPLVGGKVENFIGNQLVELLSAEQRFTTEWLRANA is encoded by the coding sequence ATGTCGCGGTCCTTCGACATGTCCGCCGAATACGGCGGCACTGTCACTCAGGTGCACGGGGCCTTCGGCGATCGGCAGTACTGGCTCGACCGGCTGGCGGACTCGGGTGCCGACGAAGCAACGCTCGACTCCATGACGGTCACCGACGACGGCGGCATCGACGTCGTGACCACGCAGACGCTGTGGGCGAGCAGGCTGCCCGGGTTGGTGTCGCAGTTCCACCACGGCGACCTGCACTTCGTACGCGAGGAGATCTGGTCGCCCGTGCGCGACGGCCAGTCCACCGGCACCGTGAAGGGCACGATCCCCGGCGCGCCCGCATCGCTGACCGGCACCGCGGTGCTGACGCCCGCCGGATCCGGCTCCCGTCTCGAGTTCACCGCCACCGTCGAGGTCCGCATCCCGCTGGTCGGCGGCAAGGTCGAGAACTTCATCGGCAATCAGCTCGTCGAACTGCTCAGCGCCGAACAACGCTTCACCACGGAGTGGCTGCGGGCCAACGCCTGA
- a CDS encoding class I SAM-dependent methyltransferase, whose amino-acid sequence MSGPIGQLTRGTTGYNRLRRSDRWLVHSPRVRAALLSAADPLVVDLGYGALPVTTLELAARLRTVRHDVRVVGLEIHPERVETARTVAGPDSDVEFGLGGFEMAGRTPILVRAFNVLRQYDAAAVPEAWAVMTRALAPGGLIVDGTCDELGRRCCWVLLDALGPVSLVLACDPFAIDKPSDLAERLPKVLIHHNVEGQPVHALLTAADRAWASAAAHGVFGPRVRWRAMLELLRDQGIPVEPPRRRMRDGVLCVPWDTVAPT is encoded by the coding sequence ATGAGCGGCCCCATCGGACAGCTCACCCGCGGCACCACCGGCTACAACCGGCTGCGGCGGAGCGACCGGTGGCTGGTGCACTCCCCGCGGGTGCGGGCCGCGCTGCTCTCGGCCGCCGATCCCCTGGTCGTCGACCTCGGCTACGGCGCGCTCCCGGTCACCACGCTCGAATTGGCCGCACGGCTGCGGACGGTGCGCCACGATGTCCGCGTCGTGGGGCTGGAGATCCACCCCGAGCGCGTCGAGACCGCCCGCACCGTCGCGGGCCCCGACTCGGACGTCGAATTCGGGCTCGGCGGATTCGAAATGGCCGGGCGCACACCGATTCTGGTGCGCGCATTCAACGTGCTGCGGCAATACGACGCCGCCGCCGTGCCCGAGGCCTGGGCCGTGATGACGCGGGCGCTCGCACCCGGCGGCCTGATCGTCGACGGCACGTGCGACGAACTGGGCAGGCGGTGCTGCTGGGTGCTGCTCGACGCGCTCGGCCCGGTGAGTCTGGTCCTGGCATGCGACCCGTTCGCCATCGACAAGCCGTCGGATCTGGCCGAGCGGCTGCCGAAGGTCCTGATCCACCACAACGTCGAGGGCCAACCCGTGCACGCTCTGCTCACCGCTGCGGACCGGGCGTGGGCCAGTGCAGCCGCGCACGGGGTGTTCGGACCGAGGGTGCGGTGGCGCGCGATGCTCGAACTGCTGCGCGACCAGGGGATTCCCGTCGAACCGCCCCGCCGCAGGATGCGCGACGGCGTGCTGTGCGTCCCCTGGGACACGGTGGCCCCGACCTGA
- a CDS encoding carbon-nitrogen hydrolase family protein yields MRIALAQVSTGPDPSANLTLVEDYAQRAADSGARLVLFPEATMCRFGVPLKPIAEPLDGPWSSGVRAIAERTGVVVVAGMFCPSGDGRVTNTLIATGPGVDAHYDKIYLYDAFGYAESRTVAPGSEPVVITVGDVVVGLTTCYDIRFPELYVELARRGAHLITVHASWGAGPGKLDQWTLLARARALDTAGYVAAVDQAYPGSEIAASGPTGVGGSLVASPTGSALVSAGDEPGLLIADVDPDAVDEARKSIGVLRNRTDSVQWSRAESRQ; encoded by the coding sequence ATGCGGATCGCGCTCGCACAGGTCTCCACCGGCCCCGACCCGTCGGCCAATCTCACCCTGGTCGAGGACTACGCCCAACGCGCCGCCGACTCCGGCGCCCGGCTCGTGCTGTTCCCCGAGGCGACCATGTGCCGGTTCGGGGTGCCGCTCAAACCGATTGCCGAGCCCCTCGACGGTCCCTGGTCGTCGGGCGTCCGCGCAATCGCGGAGCGCACCGGCGTCGTGGTGGTGGCGGGTATGTTCTGCCCCAGCGGCGACGGGCGGGTCACCAACACGCTCATCGCGACCGGCCCCGGCGTCGACGCGCACTACGACAAGATCTACCTCTACGACGCGTTCGGATACGCCGAATCACGCACCGTGGCACCAGGTTCGGAGCCGGTGGTCATCACGGTGGGCGACGTCGTCGTGGGACTGACCACCTGCTACGACATCCGCTTCCCCGAGCTGTACGTCGAGCTGGCCCGCCGCGGCGCCCACCTGATCACGGTGCACGCGTCGTGGGGCGCGGGGCCCGGCAAGCTCGACCAGTGGACGCTGCTGGCCCGCGCCCGCGCGCTCGACACCGCCGGCTACGTCGCCGCCGTCGACCAGGCCTATCCCGGGTCGGAGATCGCGGCGTCGGGACCGACGGGCGTCGGGGGCAGCCTCGTCGCCTCCCCCACCGGATCGGCGCTGGTCTCGGCGGGTGACGAACCCGGTCTGCTGATCGCCGACGTCGACCCCGACGCCGTCGACGAGGCCCGCAAATCCATCGGGGTGCTGCGCAACCGCACGGACTCCGTTCAGTGGAGTAGGGCAGAATCGCGCCAATGA
- a CDS encoding LmeA family phospholipid-binding protein produces MTDPWARPGNQPPHGQNPPTGAPSYQPTSQYGAPQQGYPPPPGGPTQTGGSTPPPPPTDKGSSGKRMFRDPLSLTLVVVIVAALALAGLVGAELYARHLGNQEVARATECVVQDSVDVSFGARPFLLQHLSGHYSGIHITTAGNRLREAKGMKADIVIDDVRVAEGGNSAGTIGSMNATVTWSSDGIKQTIQDSIPLIGSFVNGVTTDPSDGTVQLQGALGDIVAKPRVVDGAISLEVVELTGLGFTLPREAVQPALDVFTAQLTKDYPLALRADSIEVTDSGIVTKLSAQNATMPAGGQGDDACFSGI; encoded by the coding sequence ATGACCGATCCGTGGGCCCGTCCGGGCAACCAGCCACCGCATGGGCAAAACCCTCCGACCGGCGCACCCTCGTACCAACCGACGTCGCAGTACGGAGCACCGCAGCAGGGCTACCCACCCCCACCCGGAGGCCCCACGCAAACCGGCGGCTCGACCCCACCCCCGCCGCCCACCGACAAGGGCTCGTCGGGCAAGCGGATGTTCCGCGACCCGCTCTCGCTCACGCTGGTCGTGGTGATCGTGGCCGCGCTGGCACTCGCCGGACTGGTGGGCGCGGAGCTGTACGCCCGCCACCTCGGCAACCAGGAGGTCGCCAGGGCCACCGAGTGCGTCGTGCAGGACAGCGTCGACGTGTCGTTCGGTGCGCGGCCGTTCCTGCTGCAACACCTCAGTGGGCACTACAGCGGCATCCACATCACGACCGCGGGCAACCGGCTGCGCGAGGCCAAGGGCATGAAGGCCGACATCGTCATCGACGACGTGCGCGTCGCCGAGGGCGGCAACTCGGCGGGCACCATCGGTTCGATGAACGCGACCGTCACGTGGTCGTCCGACGGCATCAAGCAGACGATTCAGGACTCCATCCCGCTAATCGGCAGCTTCGTCAACGGCGTCACCACCGACCCGTCGGACGGCACGGTGCAGCTGCAGGGCGCGCTCGGCGACATCGTGGCCAAGCCGCGGGTCGTCGACGGCGCCATCTCGCTGGAGGTGGTGGAGCTGACCGGCCTCGGCTTCACGTTGCCGCGTGAGGCAGTGCAGCCGGCACTCGACGTGTTCACCGCCCAGCTGACCAAGGACTATCCGCTAGCGCTTCGCGCCGACAGCATCGAGGTCACCGACTCGGGCATCGTCACCAAGCTCTCGGCGCAGAACGCCACCATGCCTGCCGGCGGCCAGGGCGACGACGCCTGCTTCTCGGGCATCTAG
- a CDS encoding TerC family protein translates to MVVPSWVWGLTIVGIVGLLLFDFFFHVRKAHVPTLKEAATWSALYVGIAVLFGVGVLVFGGSQAGGEYFAGYVTEKALSVDNLFVFLIIMASFRVPREDQQKVLLFGIVFALIARTGFIFLGAALINSFAWVFYLFGLILLLTAGNMLKPDGEESHSADNFIIRLAKKVFHTTEHYDGDKLFTLVDGKRAMTPMLLVMVAIGGTDILFALDSIPAIFGLTQDVFIVFTATAFSLLGLRQLYFLIDGLLDRLIYLSYGLAAILGFIGVKLMLHALHENNVPFINDGEPVSVVEISTAVSLSVIIGVLVVTVIASLVSRKGKAQTAIANARRHATAYLDAEYTTDAAERERIFNKLLAERDQILALGPKYRQMVRDEPALMELLERAAARHDGAVERGEAKTFDRKLT, encoded by the coding sequence ATGGTTGTTCCAAGCTGGGTATGGGGCCTGACGATCGTCGGGATCGTCGGCCTGCTGCTGTTCGACTTCTTCTTCCACGTCCGCAAGGCACACGTGCCGACGCTCAAGGAGGCGGCCACCTGGTCGGCGCTCTACGTCGGCATCGCGGTGCTGTTCGGCGTCGGAGTGCTCGTCTTCGGCGGTAGCCAGGCCGGTGGCGAGTACTTCGCCGGCTACGTCACCGAGAAGGCGCTGTCGGTCGACAACCTGTTCGTCTTCCTCATCATCATGGCGAGCTTCCGCGTGCCGCGTGAGGACCAGCAGAAGGTGCTGCTGTTCGGGATCGTGTTCGCGCTGATCGCCCGCACCGGGTTCATCTTCCTCGGCGCCGCGCTGATCAATTCCTTCGCGTGGGTGTTCTACCTGTTCGGGCTGATCCTGCTGCTGACCGCGGGCAACATGCTCAAGCCCGACGGCGAGGAGTCGCACTCGGCCGACAACTTCATCATCCGGTTGGCCAAGAAGGTCTTTCACACCACCGAGCACTACGACGGCGACAAGCTGTTCACCCTCGTCGACGGCAAGCGGGCGATGACGCCCATGCTGCTGGTCATGGTCGCCATCGGCGGCACCGACATCCTGTTCGCGCTCGACTCGATCCCGGCGATCTTCGGCCTCACCCAGGACGTCTTCATCGTGTTCACCGCGACCGCGTTCTCCCTACTGGGCCTGCGGCAGCTGTACTTCCTGATCGACGGCCTGCTCGACCGCCTGATCTACCTCTCCTACGGCCTGGCCGCCATCCTCGGCTTCATCGGCGTCAAGCTGATGCTGCACGCGCTGCACGAGAACAACGTGCCGTTCATAAACGACGGCGAACCGGTGAGCGTCGTCGAGATCAGCACCGCGGTGTCCCTGTCGGTGATCATCGGGGTCCTCGTCGTCACCGTGATTGCATCGCTGGTCAGCCGAAAGGGCAAGGCGCAGACGGCGATCGCCAACGCGCGGCGCCACGCCACGGCCTACCTCGACGCGGAGTACACGACGGACGCCGCCGAACGCGAGCGCATATTCAACAAGCTGTTGGCCGAGCGCGACCAGATCCTGGCGCTGGGCCCGAAGTATCGGCAGATGGTGCGCGACGAGCCTGCGCTGATGGAGCTGCTCGAGCGGGCGGCCGCTCGGCACGACGGCGCCGTCGAGCGCGGGGAGGCCAAGACGTTCGACCGGAAGCTGACCTAG